The segment gttttttttttgggtggggggggggtagaggtGGAAATATTTGATGGGTATTGGGTAAAAAATATTGAGCAGACATAGCGAACAATTTTAGCCTACATTTGTTATTTTGGTTTTTGTCATAGTGACATAGTGAGAAGgtcaaaaatgatttttaatgaccgaacttttgaaaaataattttccgaaaaaaaaaacctctctAAAGAAAGGTTATTTGATTTAGGACTCAGGGTAACTTTTGATCTTTTCAAAACAGGTTTTGTATAACACTCCTTTTCAAGGTTTAAAATGGCATGTGGTGATCAAGAGATGTCAGGCTGACTCCCCCCAAAAATACATGTCAAATGCTTTCCATGAATTAACATGATAATAACATCAACATGAACGTAGATTGAAATCTTGGCAAATTAAATGTATGCTCATAAGTGCTAATATCTTTGAACGCCCAATAggcatgtatgtgtgtttgtgtgcaccACGCACTAGTTGCATTAGGTCATGCTAGACCTAGTACAAGCTAATGTAAAGCGAAATTGCAGAATATTctggcttaactctttctctccgtaattatataccacattctagtggaatcaacgctggtatcgtcagttaggagagaaagagttaatataacaacgtagagtaaaaaaaaataaatatctttgttTTTGATTAATTGTAAAAGCTCAGAACATCGTGATGAAAAACATCAATAATCAATGttcttatttacaatatatcttatcttgtatattacagactctactttaaaaaagaagataattacgtcctacgcatttcatgtgtcaaactagtcatgcatgttaatcaatgacttaaacactgccaagtcgttggtttttctggctgattaaggcaacccattccaatgATTCCATTCTCTAAAGGCATTAGGGAcgaaggagcacttgtaggaatttgttctagcgtatggaatcaCAAATGTGCATCTATCCTATATATAATACGCCAAACAAAATTGTTATTAAATACTATGTGGAAATTAACAAGAATACTTTTCAATGACAATAAGAAACTGTATTGTGGTATTTTATAGTACATTGCAATAGTCATGTGCTTACTTTTTTTAacacaatttttgtttacttttctgGTTTGTTTACTTTTATGGTTATAACCTTTTTGAATAAATCTATGTCATTTCTTTGCACAAATTGCTTTGGGACGTTGAGATACTGTCGAAACAATTAGTGTTACAGTAATAGCTATTTTTGTTTCCAGTTCTTTGAATTTATGTAGCATCCCACACTGTATAGGCCACAGGTTTAAGTTACTCCTGCTGTGACACGTAATGAGATTGTGAAAAGACTATACGCACAGCTAAACTGTTTTGACGGCAGACGTAGGTATGGCATCACAAAACATGTGTTTAATGCCCAAACCAACGCTtcgtttttaattaatattttggaAGGCTTTGTTTACTTGTTGTTTTGTAATGTCCTTCTAATGGCTTGAAACAATATGGCTTACGTTAATGAGGACATTAGCTGAAGGCGTTGATACGTTGAGCTGTGATATGAAAGGGGTGGGGCCGGCTCGAATTCATCAAAAAACCATGCTGAAATATCCTGAGTCGTGAAACCCGGAAGTGCGCCAGCTTACGTCACTTTGCGGGCAAGTCGCCCCTCCAGGACGAGGGTGGGGATAAGTTTGAAGCAGTTCAACAGGATACGGCTGGACCCAGGTATGTCCACACTGCAGGTATATAAAAGACAGGTGGGCCATTATTCACTGTCCCTAGATCTTAGCTTACAGAGCGAAAGGTGAATAACTTTATAAAGCAATTGGAGCAGAAGTTTCAAGAAGGATGAATTGGTTTCTGAAACTCGTCTCTTTTCTGGCTCTTGTTTTAATCTGTTATGGTAAGAACCTGGCAATGTTATTATTATGGTGAGAATCTTGCAATGTTATGTGTTAGAAGTCACTTCTAACGCTTTTCTTTAGTGAATGGATTAAATAACCAAggattaaaaatgatttttaccAAGTATTTgacttttaacaatttttttactgTTTAGATGTATTGTAAAAAGTGTAAATGTAACTGGCAAAGTATGTAACCCTGGCATTCTATATTTTAGCTGGCATTTTTTTGGCAAAGTAGAAAGTTGCTTTACATTTTCCTACTTTTATCTAATTTTTCTATAGTTAATTAAGTTTAGTTTcagggcaaatgatgttaaggttacttaatatttcttttgccaacagttaacaagcggggtgtcatgtgtccagatcaatgaccaaccgcctttactttccccaaagtcaggtacctattagagttgagtggacctAGGGGCGCCTTTAAAaaacccgaaattcaaaatccgagtcttcaccgagattcgaaagccaagcgctaaccactcaaccaccgggCCCCCCTAAATTTTCTATGCTATGACCGAATTACTTTGGGCAAAGTATAAAATGTTcaatctagaatattctagaaagATATTGATACCTACACTAATCGCAAAGGAAAATTACTGACAAAACGAAGTAAAGAATGGAGTAAGTCGCGAATAGAGATGTCTCTACATTCAAGTAAAGAATGGACTAAGTCGTGAATAGAGATGTCTCTACATTCTAGTAAAGAATGGACTAAGTCGTGAATAGAGATATCTCTACATTCAAGTAAAGAATAGACTAAGTCGTGAATAGAGATGTCTCTACATTCAAGTAAAGGATGCACTAAGTCGCGAATAGAGATGTCTCTACATTCAAGTAAAGAATGGAGTAAGTCGCGAATAGAGATGTCTCTACATTCAAGTAAAGAATGGAGTAAGTCGCGAATAGAGATGTCTCTACATTCAAGTAAAGAATGGAGTAAGTCGCGAATAGAGATGTCTCTACATTCAAGTAAAGAATGGACTAAGTCGTGAATAGAGATGTCTCTACATTCAAGTAAAGAATGGACTAAGTCGCGAATAGAGATGTCTCTACATTCAAGTAAAGAATGGACTAAGTCGTGAATAGAGATGTCTCTACATTCAAGTAAAGGATGCACTAAGTCGCGAATAGAGATGTCTCTACATTCAAGTAAAGAATGGACTAAGTCGCGAATAGAGATGTCTCTACATTCAAGTAAAGAATGGACTAAGTCGTGAATAGAGATGTCTCTACATTCAAGTAAAGGATGCACTAAGTCGCGAATAGAGATGTCTCTACATTCAAACTATACCGCGGAAAGAACAAAGCTTAAAAGTAGGTACTTCTTTTATTTACGGGTACTAACTGTGTGTAGTTCAGGTGCATTATTATACGCTAGGAGGGCATGCTTTGTTTTAAGACTTTGCTTTACCAGCCTTTCATTTGAAGGAGGAAAAGAAAATTGGGGCGGCTGAAAAGATCGAGGTTGGGAATGAGGGCTTTTTATTGAAGGATGCCAAAAGATAATGTTGTATTATTATAATCCAGGTGCTCTGtgaagacagctggaggtcactcacaaaagTCGCGGCATACACATTTCAGACCAAAacaaaatccgctgccgagggcAGACGCagaaggcgaaaagaaaatcttaatcgaccacggGTGGACAATGGTTACGCTAGCACtagatgtggctaaatatgtaggtcacagatggggctgcgtagcctcgggaaatattgcattcctcattaatcttcggactataagacaaaccttattattattataatggcTGTTCCATTAAATGTACAACGGCCAAGGAATGTCTTGTAAGGGAAGGGGCGTTTCATAAAACAAAAGTGTGTGTGGTGTAGATAAGAAGGGTAAAACTGGGGAGCCTAATAAGTGTTAGTGCATAATCCAATATACGGGTTTGCGTGCTGCTTTATGGCTAGAGGGTAAAGAAAAAGTAACGGGGACAGAATTAGAGAGCTAGAAAAGTGTAAGCTTTATCAGCTTCAGGTACCGTTTTAATGCGGGCCGTTTTATGGATAGGTTTAAAACGTTCAAGGCGATATACACATATACCAACTATTTCAGCACGGGTATCAGGTTCAGCTATGCACTTTTAAAATTCAAGGACAGCCGTTTCATTAGAACATACAATGGCCGAaagtgtgtttgtttgtaaaatgattgttctgtaaaatgttttacatgtttcggatgttccttcaaagttgaagacagtttacttcctagtccaaacctcccgcaggacgacgggggatgggagcgggcagggatTGAACCCGgtaccatcgataaatccaaacgaaagtccagcgcgcaaaccgcacgaccaggcagccatcctgttgtTGGAGGAGGGgcgttttatttgaaaatagtGTGTGTATATTATGTAGACACTCTAGTGCTGGGAGATGGATGGCTACAATTGATGGGACTAAGAAGTGCCTACTCATTAACAGCGGTTGCAGGCCCTTCGTTTCTAGGATGgatgagacaaaaaaaaaggaccttaAATTTGGGGAACAGAAAATTGAAAGCTTTGCTGTGGGTGGGGAAAAGTTGTATAGCGGGTGTCGTTGTATTGATGGTTTTAAGAGTGTTGGGgacacaataaatataaatataccaACCGAAGCATAGCGCAAGTGTCAGCTAGAACACAATACAACAATTGTTCGAATCattatttaaatgcttattgCATCTTGTCCATTAAGTGGGAAACAAAATTTACCCCATGActcaaaaacatattttaaaacaaccaACTAGAGTTAATAAAGGACAGTTGATACGTCCACCAACTGCTACGCCTTGATATAGCATTATGGTTATagttaaatagtatttttatttagttgccAACTGTGGCATAAATATTAGCGTCCTTAACATTGAATTAAttgtaatgttgttgtttttttttgtctattcgtTATCATAGAATGCCACATTTCCTACTTCGCTAGTAACATTTAGGGTCTACATAACAAATGTTGGTGGACAAACTGACAGTTTAAAATAAGGAGATCagtttaaataaaacaactccCTTCTAGACGTCAAGGGAGTTATTTTTAACCAGCAAATTGTCCTAGAAAATTCAGAGATCTCGTTGTCTAATCCATTGTCagttattgtttttgtaaaatctGCTAATGAGTTATACATAGAACAAATGTGAATTTCTGACTACTTCtaggacaagacacacacaaaaagaacgAGACATCGTGTACTGGACGACCAGATGACTGGCTGGCCGAGATAGGCTGCTGGGGCTATAATTACTGTAAAAACGGAACGACCATCCCCTTCGTGTGTCCACCCAGCACAGTCTATGACAGGGACGCCAAAAAATGTGTCCCGTAAGtagctgacttttttttttaaccattcaGTGCCGCAAAGTGACCTTAGTTTCAGCACTTTAAGatttgaatttcgggaatttcagggcgcctctaagtccagccaactctaatcgGTATCTAACTtatgttggggaaagtaaaggcggttggccgttgtgctggccacatgacatccttttCTCGTTAATCATTGGCCTAAGAAACATATAATCTTAACACCATCTACCCTAGAgatgaaaggtctgaaaggggagctttatttttttacctcaAGAAGAAGTTGATGTCTAGTTAAACCAAGGCATCCAACAGAGGCGCAGTAAAGGGGGCAAGGAGGAGCGCGATGCCCTGGGCGCCACCCTCAGTAGGGAGGCGCTAAATGCGGAGAGGCGccaaaaaatattgtaaatattttagtcaGATAATACATTCTAATgtaatttgtattatattattattaaataatttttctatatAAGCCTATATTTGTATGTGATGTTCAATGAAaatgggtgggtggggggggacGCCAATAAATTTTCTTGTCacgggcgcacgttttgctcactacgcctctggagTCCAAGGCTTTTGGTGTTTTCCGTTTCCTAGACGTTTGTTTCATTCTAACTATAATCAACAACAGGGTTGAATTGACAACACTTTGTGCAACCCACCCCCTCCCAAGCGCACAcagattataaataattaaatgtatgcACGCTAAAACAAAAGAAGGCAATTGAGATTAAATGTATACGCACTCTCGTGTGTAATTACTTGCATCAATTACGTTTATTTTGATGAAGGTCTTCAAAACAGGGCGTCCACTTATTTAAATCCGACCTTGATTAAATAGGCTAAATAAtgggaataataataataatttttaaaaactctttccACCCGACTCTTAAATGTCAAAAGATTAAAATGAAATCGGGTTGGGGTGTGTTGTAAAGCAAGTCAGAAAGTCGCAAAATCTTCAACTACAATGAATTTCACATTTCATGGTGAACCTCACGTTCATGGTATCATCCAGTTCAATATCCTTCCACTCCTTGGTTCCTTTCTCCCAATCATTTCATGCTCCAAGAAGAGCATAGACCTGGGGTGTCTGCTTCGGTTTGGTGACGTTTATCATTTCTGTATGCGTCATTGTCACTACTTGTCAGCAGCCatcgaaaaaataaatttcctttTTGGGATAATAAAAGTCCAATTCTTCTCATGACATTCTTAGTACATCTTACTGCAATTTGTTTATCTTCCGTGCAATACGCGAGGGACAAAATTAATTGGCCTGCAATTAGAGGAAAGAGGAAAATGCCTTCAGCTGCTGTCTGACCTCACAGTTGTATATGAGTAGTAAAGTATAgctgccctttcagacctaacgatctatagggcaaatgatgtaagggaatctgtttctgtggcttttgttaatgagggtgtcatacggccagcacaacgacctgagatgaactccaattggtggcaaggctggaaggcTCCCGTAGGGCCTtggcagcacaacgaccagactcctttactttccccaactaatgtcaggtacctattagagcgcGGGGGGACTCAGAAAggtcccgaaatttaaaaaaaagtcttcaacAAGACTACCAGAGCCATTACTATGccaggaccatcgctctacaagaactattACTATGccaggaccatcgctctacaagaaccattactatgcgaggaccccgacTAACTCACTTTtccctaatttatacttttctcATTCGTATTTTCTAGAATCATAGAAACTTCTcccttaattattttattaacagtgaccttctagaagctgacgtatgCTATTTTTTCCCATTAATCTCTTTTTCTGATTGAAtgactaaaattaacttgtttacacTGATCAGCACTGCCTTGACCtgggcttctagaaactggtcgaaataggtcacagtctCGACTCGTGACAGTCCCCTTCCACCACGTTTTtggtatatttgttttttaacagaAATCATAATGGGCTTCTTATGAACATCTTGGCAGCAACTCTCCCGCGTAATAAATAGTTCCAGTTCTCCTCttagaaataatattgtaaACATTGATTATTCTTTCACTAGTTTTTCTTTGCCTTTATTAACATGAGGAGCTTTAGACTCCTTTAGGAAATGAGATAATCCTAATCAACAACTGTTCGTGTCCTCACAGGCCTGGGAGTAGCAGCACAGCCTGCGGTACAAGCACAATCTGCTCTGGTCTTCCCGACGGTCGGTATCCAGACATCGGCTGCAAGTCCTACTACGTCTGCGTTGCAGGTGTAAACAACGGACGCATTTACTGCCCGGCAAGTAAGTAATCACGCAATAAAGCAATGACGAAGCTatggtgtgtgtggggggggggggagaatttgactCTCCCCCCCCCTGGGCCCcaactttgggggggggggcaaatgaaTGTTCAAGTGTAACATTATTTCCagataattttataatatatagaacaaaaataaaacaaaaaaaataaattctgaaATGTGACAGGGAAAAATAGAATTGCAGAACTGATAATCTAATAGGCGCCTGgccaaaaagaaagaagaagcacATTAAGAGTAaccaaaaaaatcaatacaacataaagaaactagaacaggtGCGAAATAGAGTTAtgaaatttataacaaaagagTAGTCAAATTTGATATTTCTTGCTCCTCTGCATTGAAGGGCTTGTCTCAAGTATTGCGCATTGGACGTCCTGAAAGGATTGGACCAACACCGTCATCGGGGGTAGGCCGCCCACGCTGCATGTAACATTTTCTTTATGTTTCAAGTTTGCCGTTTCTGCAGCACACGAGGTATTACAGTCAGGGCTCGACATTTCACCATCACTAAAATAACTAAACTTAGAGACTATTCAGGACAGAATTCTAGAaagtaataaaacaataatGCATCAAACACCGAACTAAAGCTTTACAAATATAGAAACATAGCATAATCAAATAGCCAGAgacacacaaagataaaagtacatttcttattccattcgCTGGGACATACTCGCATAAGTGCTCCTTTACTAATGCCATTAGAGCTCGAAATGGAGTGCATGAATCAACCAGGTCAAACAAGACTTAGCAGGGTTTAAGCCTATAATAGACATGCACATGCATATtcgtaattctttttttttttttaagaataatctgtaatttataagatacgaTTCCATGTAATTTATCCCAACATTCAAAAGGCAATCCCAAACTTGTATTTTCTCTCATTTCAGCTCTGGTCTTCGATTCAAACTTAGACAACTGCAACTGGGCTAACAACGTCCCACCACCCTGTGGAACAAAGAAagattaattaaagaaaacagaaaTCCTTCATCTTTTGATTGTTATGTCAAATTATTAGCATTTACATCGCGCGGTGAAAAtccaaaacaaattatattttgtttatactaaggtttttattattaaattattttaattcttacacatttttataattgttttcaaTATTACTCTATACTTACACAACTTTatcaattcattatttttttccacTTAAGAATTTCTTCAATCTAACAACAAAGTGTACACTCCTCCAATGGCTGTAACAAGGAGGGTCGGAGTTCAACCCCCCTTCACCGAAACAAAATACGCCATGCGGAATGGAGGGAGTGAAATTGTGACTAGTTTTGtgttagtacttttttttttaaataaagcaaAACTCCTCCCCCTTCAGCTATAccctagtctgttggaccgttggggcaccacacaagatttcaGTGGCATTCTATCCATCCAAAACTACAGTCAAACAAGTTCTATGACTATTGTCAAAAGAGATTTTGAAGTTAAGATCTCTCCAGTAAAAAATTATAGTGGTGTTTAAGTTTGGTTCTAGCCTGATCGTTATGCCTTGTATaagtaaaacaataaaatatgtttaattaCTCTAAATCCTTATCTTGAAAAGACATCTACGGATATTTCCACATGTAGGCATTATTCCTTCAagagcctttgtaaaatatatgaTCATGAAACTTTGTGCACTGTCGTCTCAGTCAAGATCTCAAGGCCTGTCActtgaatattataaagtcttgTAGATTCATACATTCGCTTTTTCTcggagggagggggaggggggtaaaaaaatcttttttttttataactattatttattactattaaagaatagtacttagaaaaacaagacaagattctgctactacgctcttgcgcaagctccattggcttccgtgaaagcgagaatcgattacaatgtcgccacactttgtcatcagtgtatatataacaatgagatgcccttgtaccttagcgaactgattactccatatgtcccccagagagccctgcgctcaatggactcaacactattagtggtgccacgttactccctcaaaagctacggtctgtgggctttttcagtgcacgggcCAAAGGCTTgtaactcactccccattgatctcagacagacaacatgctacaccacttttaagaagaacattaagacctacttgtttaaaacttttttagattagttcctGGATAccgctgtcgtgtttgtgtttgtgtttgaaatgttattacagcgccttgagcctacgttttgtttgttacagcgctttataaataaaattattattattaaaagtattattattaaaaataatcgCTCCATTCGTTGTATAAAGGAGATTAGCCTATTGTCTAATTTATtattggctgacatagaagagagcacctggttgcatgcggcctcacaacgagacagctggaggtcactcacgaaggccgcgagatacacatttgagaccaaaagaaaatccgctgccgagaacaaacgcagacggagaaaagaaaatctaaatcagaaaatctaaatcgaccacctgcggttatgcttgccctagatgtggcaaaatatgtaggtcacagctggggctgcgcaggcACGAGAAATACCGTATTTCTCGCTAATCTTCgaattcgaagacaagccttattattactattaatttatTGCTACActgtatatgttttttttattattagacaaaaaaataaaactacatgGTGTTGTAAGTATTGGGTTAATACAATACTTCTATTCAGTGAAATaagatcaattattttgaattaattCTGTAATTGACGTTTACTAGATCAAGACAAGCAATCATGCAATGGTGCGGTTGGAAATAATTTGTATCAACTGTTTTTTGTTAagcgcaactttcatgtttatagcatgctcagtgcgttATGGTTCAATCATTTATGTGAACCAGTCGGGGGAGGGGGGcctatctaggagaaggttttcgtGCTGTCttttcaaagaattttttttctcaaatctAAATTTGAGCTTGGGGTCTCAAGCTTTCGTGATGGAAGGCCGACGTGCTAGCCACTTAGCCATTCTAGTGCTTATAAAGATAGAAGGTTTTACATACTATTGGTACATTAAAATGTTTAGCAAACGATCTATTTCTCTACACCAGGATTATCTCCCTTAAGCTTactacattttctatataaaactaaatttgatcaattacgactaattgatgaaTAAATTGGTTCATAATTTTTTGACTGATTCGTGTGTTGCATTTGACAATGGATAATTCAGCAAAATtacagcttgatccgaaaacAGGAAGTgtaagaaataatgtgtacaagattccacccagacagacagactgacggagTAAattagtataagctttgtaaaaataaatacatcaagGTTAACTTGACCCAATAAGAAAAGTTGAagcatttaaaaacaagaaggCTTTAGGCCCAGTCTCGTGCTATAAATCGTGCAAAGGAAAGCTGTTAAAGACCAGTTCAAACACTAAAGCAATACTTCCTTCCACTGTTTTACCAAGACCTGCATACCtgaataccaaaaaaaaaaacgtttcacAAGGTTGTAACGT is part of the Biomphalaria glabrata chromosome 10, xgBioGlab47.1, whole genome shotgun sequence genome and harbors:
- the LOC106074580 gene encoding peritrophin-48-like; its protein translation is MNWFLKLVSFLALVLICYGQDTHKKNETSCTGRPDDWLAEIGCWGYNYCKNGTTIPFVCPPSTVYDRDAKKCVPPGSSSTACGTSTICSGLPDGRYPDIGCKSYYVCVAGVNNGRIYCPATLVFDSNLDNCNWANNVPPPCGTKKD